A region from the Benincasa hispida cultivar B227 chromosome 8, ASM972705v1, whole genome shotgun sequence genome encodes:
- the LOC120082509 gene encoding malonyl-CoA decarboxylase, mitochondrial isoform X3, producing the protein MPCLMIFPSLSLENRRKLLLLLAKEYDFNRTQVRDLMKQYLGLELPSGDNAQSTGQQDDTPLSAFYHLERNLRHALKPTYEVLFERLNTHPGGLGFLSILRADILSILAEENTASLRALDTYLKEKLSMWLSPAVLELHQITWDDPASLLEKIVAYEAVHPISNLIDLKRRLGVGRRCFGYLHPAIPGEPLIFIEVALLKNVAQTVQEVLWDVPPIPESEATCALFYSISSTKPGLSGINLGKFLIKRVITLVKRDMPYINTFATLSPIPGFMQWLLSKLASQPNLGEMEFGSRTSGDESASTFWENILEPEEERVLIESSQDFVTGKNGMEVMFRLLTLSNHEWTSSTKLLSALKHPLMRLCVRYLAEEKKRGKALDSVANFHLQNGAMIERLNWMADRSEKGLLQSGGIMVNYVYRMEKIEEYAHSYFSTGQIHSSSDILRYVESKKLKDESTE; encoded by the exons ATGCCATGCTTAATGATTTTTCCAAG TCTCTCTCTTGAGAACCGCCGTAAATTACTTCTCCTGCTTGCCAAAGAGTACGACTTCAATCGAACACAAGTTCGTGATCTGATGAAGCAATATCTTGGTCTTGAACTACCTAGTG GTGATAATGCACAATCTACTGGCCAACAAGATGACACCCCGCTTTCTGCTTTCTACCATCTTGAGCGCAATTTGAGGCATGCTCTAAAACCAACCTATGAAGTTCTTTTTGAGCGGCTTAATACACATCCTGGTGGGCTGGGGTTCTTGTCCATTCTACGAGCTGATATTCTTTCTATTCTCGC AGAGGAAAACACTGCGTCTTTGAGGGCACTGGATACCTACTTAAAGGAGAAACTTAGTATGTGGCTCAGTCCTGCTGTCTTGGAGCTTCACCAAATAACTTGGGATGACCCTGCTTCTTTACTAGAGAAAATTGTAGCTTATGAG GCTGTGCATCCAATCAGTAACCTTATCGATCTTAAGAGAAGGCTGGGAGTTGGTCGACGTTGTTTTGGATATCTACACCCGGCAATACCAG GTGAACCTcttatttttattgaagttgcaCTTTTGAAGAATGTAGCTCAGACAGTACAG GAAGTTTTATGGGATGTTCCCCCAATACCTGAAAGTGAAGCAACCTGTGCATTGTTTTACTCTATATCCTCTACAAAG CCTGGCTTATCAGGAATTAATCTTGGGAAGTTCCTCATTAAACGAGTAATAACACTTGTGAAGAGAGACATGCCATATATCAAT ACATTTGCAACTCTAAGTCCAATCCCAGGTTTCATGCAGTGGCTCCTATCAAAGTTGGCATCTCAACCAAATCTAGGTGAAATGGAGTTTGGATCACGTACATCTGGAGATGAATCTGCCTCCACTTTCTGGGAGAATATTCTTGAACCGGAGGAGGAAAGAGTGCTCATTGAATCATCACA AGATTTTGTCACTGGAAAGAATGGCATGGAGGTCATGTTTAGGTTATTGACCTTGTCAAACCACGAGTGGACCAGTTCAACGAAATTGCTATCAGCATTAAAACATCCTCTAATGCGCTTGTGTGTCAG GTATCTTGcggaagagaaaaagagaggaaaagcTCTAGATTCTGTGGCAAACTTTCACTTGCAAAACGGAGCA ATGATTGAGAGACTTAACTGGATGGCAGATCGATCCGAGAAAGGCCTTCTTCAAAGTGGAGGTATAATGGTGAACTATGTTTATAG GATGGAGAAGATAGAAGAATATGCTCATTCTTATTTCAGCACTGGCCAAATACATTCCTCATCTGACATTCTTCGTTACGTCGAG TCCAAAAAGTTGAAGGATGAATCTACAGAGTAG
- the LOC120082509 gene encoding malonyl-CoA decarboxylase, mitochondrial isoform X1, which translates to MNKKGLAILMRTKMRPNNDLTKLSLSPFPNQIQSNPQESSGRVMEHNLDEAQNRLNISGNVERDLDIVRGWMHSAISMKKMEGLDAMLNDFSKGYFSLSLENRRKLLLLLAKEYDFNRTQVRDLMKQYLGLELPSGDNAQSTGQQDDTPLSAFYHLERNLRHALKPTYEVLFERLNTHPGGLGFLSILRADILSILAEENTASLRALDTYLKEKLSMWLSPAVLELHQITWDDPASLLEKIVAYEAVHPISNLIDLKRRLGVGRRCFGYLHPAIPGEPLIFIEVALLKNVAQTVQEVLWDVPPIPESEATCALFYSISSTKPGLSGINLGKFLIKRVITLVKRDMPYINTFATLSPIPGFMQWLLSKLASQPNLGEMEFGSRTSGDESASTFWENILEPEEERVLIESSQDFVTGKNGMEVMFRLLTLSNHEWTSSTKLLSALKHPLMRLCVRYLAEEKKRGKALDSVANFHLQNGAMIERLNWMADRSEKGLLQSGGIMVNYVYRMEKIEEYAHSYFSTGQIHSSSDILRYVESKKLKDESTE; encoded by the exons ATGAACAAGAAAGGATTGGCAATTTTGATGCGAACCAAGATGAGACCTAACAACGATCTCACAAAGCTCTCTCTATCCCCTTTTCCT AATCAGATTCAATCTAATCCGCAGGAATCAAGTGGACGTGTAATGGAACATAACCTGGACGAAGCCCAGAATCGGCTTAATATCTCAGGCAACGTAGAAag AGATCTTGATATTGTTCGTGGATGGATGCATTCGGCTATTTCAATGAAGAAAATGGAAGGTCTAGATGCCATGCTTAATGATTTTTCCAAG GGCTATTTCAGTCTCTCTCTTGAGAACCGCCGTAAATTACTTCTCCTGCTTGCCAAAGAGTACGACTTCAATCGAACACAAGTTCGTGATCTGATGAAGCAATATCTTGGTCTTGAACTACCTAGTG GTGATAATGCACAATCTACTGGCCAACAAGATGACACCCCGCTTTCTGCTTTCTACCATCTTGAGCGCAATTTGAGGCATGCTCTAAAACCAACCTATGAAGTTCTTTTTGAGCGGCTTAATACACATCCTGGTGGGCTGGGGTTCTTGTCCATTCTACGAGCTGATATTCTTTCTATTCTCGC AGAGGAAAACACTGCGTCTTTGAGGGCACTGGATACCTACTTAAAGGAGAAACTTAGTATGTGGCTCAGTCCTGCTGTCTTGGAGCTTCACCAAATAACTTGGGATGACCCTGCTTCTTTACTAGAGAAAATTGTAGCTTATGAG GCTGTGCATCCAATCAGTAACCTTATCGATCTTAAGAGAAGGCTGGGAGTTGGTCGACGTTGTTTTGGATATCTACACCCGGCAATACCAG GTGAACCTcttatttttattgaagttgcaCTTTTGAAGAATGTAGCTCAGACAGTACAG GAAGTTTTATGGGATGTTCCCCCAATACCTGAAAGTGAAGCAACCTGTGCATTGTTTTACTCTATATCCTCTACAAAG CCTGGCTTATCAGGAATTAATCTTGGGAAGTTCCTCATTAAACGAGTAATAACACTTGTGAAGAGAGACATGCCATATATCAAT ACATTTGCAACTCTAAGTCCAATCCCAGGTTTCATGCAGTGGCTCCTATCAAAGTTGGCATCTCAACCAAATCTAGGTGAAATGGAGTTTGGATCACGTACATCTGGAGATGAATCTGCCTCCACTTTCTGGGAGAATATTCTTGAACCGGAGGAGGAAAGAGTGCTCATTGAATCATCACA AGATTTTGTCACTGGAAAGAATGGCATGGAGGTCATGTTTAGGTTATTGACCTTGTCAAACCACGAGTGGACCAGTTCAACGAAATTGCTATCAGCATTAAAACATCCTCTAATGCGCTTGTGTGTCAG GTATCTTGcggaagagaaaaagagaggaaaagcTCTAGATTCTGTGGCAAACTTTCACTTGCAAAACGGAGCA ATGATTGAGAGACTTAACTGGATGGCAGATCGATCCGAGAAAGGCCTTCTTCAAAGTGGAGGTATAATGGTGAACTATGTTTATAG GATGGAGAAGATAGAAGAATATGCTCATTCTTATTTCAGCACTGGCCAAATACATTCCTCATCTGACATTCTTCGTTACGTCGAG TCCAAAAAGTTGAAGGATGAATCTACAGAGTAG
- the LOC120082509 gene encoding malonyl-CoA decarboxylase, mitochondrial isoform X2 codes for MNKKGLAILMRTKMRPNNDLTKLSLSPFPESSGRVMEHNLDEAQNRLNISGNVERDLDIVRGWMHSAISMKKMEGLDAMLNDFSKGYFSLSLENRRKLLLLLAKEYDFNRTQVRDLMKQYLGLELPSGDNAQSTGQQDDTPLSAFYHLERNLRHALKPTYEVLFERLNTHPGGLGFLSILRADILSILAEENTASLRALDTYLKEKLSMWLSPAVLELHQITWDDPASLLEKIVAYEAVHPISNLIDLKRRLGVGRRCFGYLHPAIPGEPLIFIEVALLKNVAQTVQEVLWDVPPIPESEATCALFYSISSTKPGLSGINLGKFLIKRVITLVKRDMPYINTFATLSPIPGFMQWLLSKLASQPNLGEMEFGSRTSGDESASTFWENILEPEEERVLIESSQDFVTGKNGMEVMFRLLTLSNHEWTSSTKLLSALKHPLMRLCVRYLAEEKKRGKALDSVANFHLQNGAMIERLNWMADRSEKGLLQSGGIMVNYVYRMEKIEEYAHSYFSTGQIHSSSDILRYVESKKLKDESTE; via the exons ATGAACAAGAAAGGATTGGCAATTTTGATGCGAACCAAGATGAGACCTAACAACGATCTCACAAAGCTCTCTCTATCCCCTTTTCCT GAATCAAGTGGACGTGTAATGGAACATAACCTGGACGAAGCCCAGAATCGGCTTAATATCTCAGGCAACGTAGAAag AGATCTTGATATTGTTCGTGGATGGATGCATTCGGCTATTTCAATGAAGAAAATGGAAGGTCTAGATGCCATGCTTAATGATTTTTCCAAG GGCTATTTCAGTCTCTCTCTTGAGAACCGCCGTAAATTACTTCTCCTGCTTGCCAAAGAGTACGACTTCAATCGAACACAAGTTCGTGATCTGATGAAGCAATATCTTGGTCTTGAACTACCTAGTG GTGATAATGCACAATCTACTGGCCAACAAGATGACACCCCGCTTTCTGCTTTCTACCATCTTGAGCGCAATTTGAGGCATGCTCTAAAACCAACCTATGAAGTTCTTTTTGAGCGGCTTAATACACATCCTGGTGGGCTGGGGTTCTTGTCCATTCTACGAGCTGATATTCTTTCTATTCTCGC AGAGGAAAACACTGCGTCTTTGAGGGCACTGGATACCTACTTAAAGGAGAAACTTAGTATGTGGCTCAGTCCTGCTGTCTTGGAGCTTCACCAAATAACTTGGGATGACCCTGCTTCTTTACTAGAGAAAATTGTAGCTTATGAG GCTGTGCATCCAATCAGTAACCTTATCGATCTTAAGAGAAGGCTGGGAGTTGGTCGACGTTGTTTTGGATATCTACACCCGGCAATACCAG GTGAACCTcttatttttattgaagttgcaCTTTTGAAGAATGTAGCTCAGACAGTACAG GAAGTTTTATGGGATGTTCCCCCAATACCTGAAAGTGAAGCAACCTGTGCATTGTTTTACTCTATATCCTCTACAAAG CCTGGCTTATCAGGAATTAATCTTGGGAAGTTCCTCATTAAACGAGTAATAACACTTGTGAAGAGAGACATGCCATATATCAAT ACATTTGCAACTCTAAGTCCAATCCCAGGTTTCATGCAGTGGCTCCTATCAAAGTTGGCATCTCAACCAAATCTAGGTGAAATGGAGTTTGGATCACGTACATCTGGAGATGAATCTGCCTCCACTTTCTGGGAGAATATTCTTGAACCGGAGGAGGAAAGAGTGCTCATTGAATCATCACA AGATTTTGTCACTGGAAAGAATGGCATGGAGGTCATGTTTAGGTTATTGACCTTGTCAAACCACGAGTGGACCAGTTCAACGAAATTGCTATCAGCATTAAAACATCCTCTAATGCGCTTGTGTGTCAG GTATCTTGcggaagagaaaaagagaggaaaagcTCTAGATTCTGTGGCAAACTTTCACTTGCAAAACGGAGCA ATGATTGAGAGACTTAACTGGATGGCAGATCGATCCGAGAAAGGCCTTCTTCAAAGTGGAGGTATAATGGTGAACTATGTTTATAG GATGGAGAAGATAGAAGAATATGCTCATTCTTATTTCAGCACTGGCCAAATACATTCCTCATCTGACATTCTTCGTTACGTCGAG TCCAAAAAGTTGAAGGATGAATCTACAGAGTAG